The Ranitomeya imitator isolate aRanImi1 chromosome 3, aRanImi1.pri, whole genome shotgun sequence genome has a window encoding:
- the LOC138671764 gene encoding uncharacterized protein — MGIDVGRLIDLVRDYPALWDPADESYKDKYFRELAWTKIVRDLIPDWDKYPGSTQQQIDNDVRKRWRSIRDRFTKFLNECSKSGSSPSKSKFPFSEELQFLVSSRTLRKTEGNMSVADLEDSDKEDGAGSSSGVGGTISTSTPTASAESASTSAAAASTSSSAAAEASDSAEAVRVEKRAVYPVAAEKKKKKTKKNQDDQTVQIACDTLDLLKKSSSDDHCDSFAITVARKTRSLPPDRQSLFMSMVQMSLTALEDPAPISPYNEVLMGVLGLFRPRHRTPETQATRPQYLAHSQVTSGDRGSSQHMGGASYQSEGSNFLYSPEYTFLN, encoded by the exons atggggatcgatgtcgggcgtctgattgatttg GTTCGGGATTATCCGGCCTTGTGGGACCCAGCCGATGAATCCTACAAGGATAAATATTTCCGGGAACTAGCCTGGACCAAAATTGTACGAGACCTTATCCCAGATTGGGACAAGTATCCAGGGAGTACACAGCAGCAAATTG ATAACGATGTGAGGAAACGGTGGCGCTCAATCAGAGACCGTTTCACGAAGTTCCTGAACGAATGTTCTAAGAGTGGCTCTTCGCCGAGCAAAAGTAAATTCCCATTTAGCGAAGAGCTGCAGTTTCTTGTGTCCAGTAGGACATTGAGAAA gacggaaggaaacatgtcggtagctgatttggaggacagcgacaaagaggatggagcaggcagttcctctggagtgggagggaccatctctacctccactcccacagcttctgctgaatcagcatccacttcagcagctgctgcatcaacatctagttcagcagctgctgaagcatctgattccgcagaagctgtgagagtggagaagagagctgtctatccggtggcagcagagaaaaaaaaaaaaaaaacaaagaaaaaccaaGATGACCAAACTGTCCAAATCGCTTGCGACACGTTAGATCTATTAAAAAAATCTAGTTCTGATGACCACTGCGACTCCTTCGCAATAACTGTGGCAAGAAAAACACGctccctgccaccggatagacaatctcttttcatgtccatggtccagatgtccctcactgctctggaggaccctgctccgatATCTCCATACAATGAAgttctgatgggggtgttgggacttttCAGGCCCCGACACCGAACACCGGAAACACAAGCTACCAGACCCCAGTATTTGGCCCACAGCCAAGTTACTTCTGGAGATAGAGGAAGTTCGCAGCATATGGGGGGAGCATCATATCAATCAGAGGGATCAAATTTCCTCTATTCTCCAGAATATACTTTTCTGAATTGA